In one Alosa alosa isolate M-15738 ecotype Scorff River chromosome 14, AALO_Geno_1.1, whole genome shotgun sequence genomic region, the following are encoded:
- the ccpg1 gene encoding cell cycle progression protein 1 isoform X3: MSESSSDTESSCGWTIISNEGSDIETLGPENALEHEVEISERGPIQETELLDQSAFACAEKKEERGDSSLDVTLKAESFGELHSTSEVGAEEVTDEHVTLCSSSDHSDIVTLGDSSKEEQAEVEGDGDDDDDDDDDDDEEEVAAGSEDLYMGTSSSSQYTFSAPETAGGIMNQWTFTQTLWKFGCRLREQLSAGHSFSVFPLEQPVVGESSSSDEEVEAEASPAVRRRRVRRSTAGSEPEEAPQQQSRDQAEAQGEPLEHQDPRAETPQQGHVSGTLNKCILLALVVAISMGFGHFYGTVQIQERQRIVERSRVLEPSGTRALHQCHRPQKDINKGVIQSLREDLEEKHNMVMSITGLMDKITKENQQLRLKQDELQAQKVELVEQLKQTVEERSSMELDQEQLARENRQLKSSLEHEEASLSALQDELRSLRAQIRQLEERGAGADSVVQENQRLKEHLEEERQRLRGIWDQRNRLVLEAQALRGELDVERKATDKLKEELSRRGPTDAETEELQSRLLELEKKLSFEQQRSDLWERLYVETKEDRVKAKGDRQAKAKRPKEGIIGKVKETFDAVKNSTKEFVHHHKEQIKKAKEAVKENLRKFSDSVKSTFRTFKDSASTMFDRNRRPHERKYQERKESKAQHQEPLRTHRDDSSSEEASWQHRPHKSFHQHPQKSTLDSSSEAERNTRKAGTKKDSGFASPKGIPKGCSGVFDCAYQESMSLFNKAMDPIRADEFKQLLHSYLQQEVDHFHHWNELEGFIKNFFHNGVFIHDQMLFTDFVSGVEDYLEDMHEYHSHDDVFEDLDDYIYRHFFGDTYSKRYGPSRPLEGPDSKTKENREARDQRKHQRARPRPQKDRKWSRQGRPDRHMADVKIELGPIPFDPKY, from the exons ATGTCAGAGAGCTCAAGTGACACTGAATCCTCCTGTGGATGGACCATCATTAGTAATGAG GGCTCGGATATTGAGACTCTGGGGCCTGAGAATGCACTGGAACATGAGGTGGAGATCTCAGAGAGAGGACCCATACAGGAGACTGAGCTGCTAGACCAGTCAGCTTTTGCCTGTG CTGAGAAAAAAGAGGAACGTGGTGACTCATCCTTGGATGTCACTCTAAAAGCAGAGTCATTCGGGGAATTGCACTCCACTTCTGAG GTGGGTGCTGAGGAGGTGACGGACGAGCATGTGACACTGTGCTCTTCCAGTGATCACTCAGACATTGTCACCTTGGGAGACTCGTCCAAGGAAGAGCAGGCGGAAGTCGAAGGGGATGGtgatgatgacgacgatgatgatgatgatgatgatgaagaagaggTGGCAGCTGGAAGCGAAGACCTTTACATGGGCACCTCTTCAAGCAGCCAATACACCTTCAGTGCACCAGAGACAG CAGGTGGGATAATGAACCAGTGGACTTTTACTCAGACTCTGTGGAAGTTTGGCTGTCGTCTGAGAGAGCAGCTTTCTGCTGGACATTCTTTCTCAG TTTTCCCCCTGGAGCAACCTGTGGTCGGAGAGTCCAGCAGCAGCgatgaggaggtggaggcggAGGCCAGCCCAGCCGTGCGCAGGCGCAGGGTGAGGAGGAGCACCGCCGGCTCGGAGCCAGAGGAGGCGCCACAGCAGCAGTCGCGGGACCAGGCAGAGGCTCAGGGGGAGCCCCTCGAGCACCAGGACCCTCGGGCTGAAACGCCACAGCAGGGCCACGTCAGTGGCACCCTGAACAAGTGCATCCTCCTGGCCCTGGTGGTGGCCATCAGCATGGGCTTTGGACACTTCTATG GCACTGTGCAGATCCAGGAAAGGCAGCGGATTGTGGAGAGGAGCCGTGTACTTGAGCCCAGTGGCACCAGAGCGCTCCATCAGTGTCATCGGCCTCAAAAAGACATCAACAAG GGAGTGATTCAGAGTCTAAGAGAAGACCTAGAGGAAAAGCATAACATGGTGATGTCCATCACAGGACTTATGGATAAGATAACTAAGGAGAACCAGCAGCTCAGACTCAAACAGGATGAGTTACAG GCCCAGAAGGTTGAGCTGGTTGAGCAACTGAAGCAGACGGTGGAGGAGCGCAGTAGCATGGAGCTGGACCAGGAGCAGCTGGCCCGGGAGAATCGGCAGCTGAAGAGCTCCCTGGAGCACGAGGAGGCCTCCCTGTCCGCCCTGCAGGACGAGCTGCGGAGCCTCCGCGCCCAGATCCGCCAGCTTGAGGAGCGCGGCGCTGGGGCGGACTCGGTCGTCCAGGAGAACCAGCGTCTAAAGGAGCACCTGGAGGAGGAGCGCCAGCGGCTGCGGGGCATCTGGGACCAGCGGAACCGACTGGTGCTGGAGGCCCAGGCGCTGCGCGGCGAGCTGGACGTGGAGCGCAAGGCTACCGACAAGCTGAAGGAGGAGCTGAGCCGCCGCGGCCCCACCGACGCCGAGACCGAGGAACTGCAGTCCCGCCTCCTGGAGCTGGAAAAGAAGCTGAGCTTTGAGCAGCAGCGCTCGGACTTGTGGGAGAGGCTCTACGTTGAGACGAAGGAGGATCGAGTGAAGGCCAAGGGGGATCGGCAAGCCAAAGCCAAGAGGCCAAAGGAAGGCATAATTGGCAAGGTGAAGGAGACCTTTGATGCAGTGAAGAACTCCACCAAAGAATTTGTGCACCACCACAAAGAACAGATCAAGAAGGCCAAAGAGGCAGTGAAGGAGAATCTTCGGAAGTTTTCAGACTCTGTCAAGTCCACCTTTCGCACCTTTAAGGACTCTGCCTCGACCATGTTCGACAGAAATCGCCGACCCCATGAACGGAAGTACCAGGAACGGAAAGAGTCCAAAGCCCAACACCAAGAGCCTCTCAGAACGCACAGGGATGACTCAAGCTCAGAGGAAGCGTCGTGGCAGCATAGGCCCCACAAGTCCTTTCATCAGCACCCTCAAAAATCCACTCTGGATTCATCTTCTGAGGCTGAACGCAACACACGCAAAGCTGGAACCAAGAAGGATTCAGGCTTTGCAAGTCCAAAAGGTATCCCCAAAGGCTGCTCAGGTGTGTTTGACTGTGCTTACCAAGAATCTATGAGTCTCTTCAACAAAGCCATGGACCCTATCCGGGCAGATGAGTTTAAACAGCTACTTCACAGCTATCTGCAACAGGAGGTGGACCACTTTCACCACTGGAATGAGTTGGAGGGATTCATCAAGAACTTCTTTCATAATGGTGTATTTATCCATGACCAGATGCTTTTCACAGACTTTGTCAGTGGAGTGGAGGACTACCTTGAGGATATGCATGAGTACCATAGCCATGATGATGTGTTTGAAGATTTGGACGACTACATCTATAGGCACTTTTTTGGAGATACATATTCTAAACGTTATGGTCCAAG TCGACCACTTGAAGGTCCTGATTCTAAGACAAAAGAGAACAGGGAGGCCAGAGATCAGCGAAAGCATCAGCGAGCACGTCCGCGGCCACAGAAAGACAGGAAATGGAGTAGACAAGGACGCCCGGATAGACACATGGCAGATGTTAAAATAGAGCTGGGGCCCATACCATTTGATCCCAAATATTAG
- the ccpg1 gene encoding cell cycle progression protein 1 isoform X4 yields MSESSSDTESSCGWTIISNEGSDIETLGPENALEHEVEISERGPIQETELLDQSAFACAEKKEERGDSSLDVTLKAESFGELHSTSEVGAEEVTDEHVTLCSSSDHSDIVTLGDSSKEEQAEVEGDGDDDDDDDDDDDEEEVAAGSEDLYMGTSSSSQYTFSAPETVFPLEQPVVGESSSSDEEVEAEASPAVRRRRVRRSTAGSEPEEAPQQQSRDQAEAQGEPLEHQDPRAETPQQGHVSGTLNKCILLALVVAISMGFGHFYGYFEGTVQIQERQRIVERSRVLEPSGTRALHQCHRPQKDINKGVIQSLREDLEEKHNMVMSITGLMDKITKENQQLRLKQDELQAQKVELVEQLKQTVEERSSMELDQEQLARENRQLKSSLEHEEASLSALQDELRSLRAQIRQLEERGAGADSVVQENQRLKEHLEEERQRLRGIWDQRNRLVLEAQALRGELDVERKATDKLKEELSRRGPTDAETEELQSRLLELEKKLSFEQQRSDLWERLYVETKEDRVKAKGDRQAKAKRPKEGIIGKVKETFDAVKNSTKEFVHHHKEQIKKAKEAVKENLRKFSDSVKSTFRTFKDSASTMFDRNRRPHERKYQERKESKAQHQEPLRTHRDDSSSEEASWQHRPHKSFHQHPQKSTLDSSSEAERNTRKAGTKKDSGFASPKGIPKGCSGVFDCAYQESMSLFNKAMDPIRADEFKQLLHSYLQQEVDHFHHWNELEGFIKNFFHNGVFIHDQMLFTDFVSGVEDYLEDMHEYHSHDDVFEDLDDYIYRHFFGDTYSKRYGPSRPLEGPDSKTKENREARDQRKHQRARPRPQKDRKWSRQGRPDRHMADVKIELGPIPFDPKY; encoded by the exons ATGTCAGAGAGCTCAAGTGACACTGAATCCTCCTGTGGATGGACCATCATTAGTAATGAG GGCTCGGATATTGAGACTCTGGGGCCTGAGAATGCACTGGAACATGAGGTGGAGATCTCAGAGAGAGGACCCATACAGGAGACTGAGCTGCTAGACCAGTCAGCTTTTGCCTGTG CTGAGAAAAAAGAGGAACGTGGTGACTCATCCTTGGATGTCACTCTAAAAGCAGAGTCATTCGGGGAATTGCACTCCACTTCTGAG GTGGGTGCTGAGGAGGTGACGGACGAGCATGTGACACTGTGCTCTTCCAGTGATCACTCAGACATTGTCACCTTGGGAGACTCGTCCAAGGAAGAGCAGGCGGAAGTCGAAGGGGATGGtgatgatgacgacgatgatgatgatgatgatgatgaagaagaggTGGCAGCTGGAAGCGAAGACCTTTACATGGGCACCTCTTCAAGCAGCCAATACACCTTCAGTGCACCAGAGACAG TTTTCCCCCTGGAGCAACCTGTGGTCGGAGAGTCCAGCAGCAGCgatgaggaggtggaggcggAGGCCAGCCCAGCCGTGCGCAGGCGCAGGGTGAGGAGGAGCACCGCCGGCTCGGAGCCAGAGGAGGCGCCACAGCAGCAGTCGCGGGACCAGGCAGAGGCTCAGGGGGAGCCCCTCGAGCACCAGGACCCTCGGGCTGAAACGCCACAGCAGGGCCACGTCAGTGGCACCCTGAACAAGTGCATCCTCCTGGCCCTGGTGGTGGCCATCAGCATGGGCTTTGGACACTTCTATG GTTATTTTGAAG GCACTGTGCAGATCCAGGAAAGGCAGCGGATTGTGGAGAGGAGCCGTGTACTTGAGCCCAGTGGCACCAGAGCGCTCCATCAGTGTCATCGGCCTCAAAAAGACATCAACAAG GGAGTGATTCAGAGTCTAAGAGAAGACCTAGAGGAAAAGCATAACATGGTGATGTCCATCACAGGACTTATGGATAAGATAACTAAGGAGAACCAGCAGCTCAGACTCAAACAGGATGAGTTACAG GCCCAGAAGGTTGAGCTGGTTGAGCAACTGAAGCAGACGGTGGAGGAGCGCAGTAGCATGGAGCTGGACCAGGAGCAGCTGGCCCGGGAGAATCGGCAGCTGAAGAGCTCCCTGGAGCACGAGGAGGCCTCCCTGTCCGCCCTGCAGGACGAGCTGCGGAGCCTCCGCGCCCAGATCCGCCAGCTTGAGGAGCGCGGCGCTGGGGCGGACTCGGTCGTCCAGGAGAACCAGCGTCTAAAGGAGCACCTGGAGGAGGAGCGCCAGCGGCTGCGGGGCATCTGGGACCAGCGGAACCGACTGGTGCTGGAGGCCCAGGCGCTGCGCGGCGAGCTGGACGTGGAGCGCAAGGCTACCGACAAGCTGAAGGAGGAGCTGAGCCGCCGCGGCCCCACCGACGCCGAGACCGAGGAACTGCAGTCCCGCCTCCTGGAGCTGGAAAAGAAGCTGAGCTTTGAGCAGCAGCGCTCGGACTTGTGGGAGAGGCTCTACGTTGAGACGAAGGAGGATCGAGTGAAGGCCAAGGGGGATCGGCAAGCCAAAGCCAAGAGGCCAAAGGAAGGCATAATTGGCAAGGTGAAGGAGACCTTTGATGCAGTGAAGAACTCCACCAAAGAATTTGTGCACCACCACAAAGAACAGATCAAGAAGGCCAAAGAGGCAGTGAAGGAGAATCTTCGGAAGTTTTCAGACTCTGTCAAGTCCACCTTTCGCACCTTTAAGGACTCTGCCTCGACCATGTTCGACAGAAATCGCCGACCCCATGAACGGAAGTACCAGGAACGGAAAGAGTCCAAAGCCCAACACCAAGAGCCTCTCAGAACGCACAGGGATGACTCAAGCTCAGAGGAAGCGTCGTGGCAGCATAGGCCCCACAAGTCCTTTCATCAGCACCCTCAAAAATCCACTCTGGATTCATCTTCTGAGGCTGAACGCAACACACGCAAAGCTGGAACCAAGAAGGATTCAGGCTTTGCAAGTCCAAAAGGTATCCCCAAAGGCTGCTCAGGTGTGTTTGACTGTGCTTACCAAGAATCTATGAGTCTCTTCAACAAAGCCATGGACCCTATCCGGGCAGATGAGTTTAAACAGCTACTTCACAGCTATCTGCAACAGGAGGTGGACCACTTTCACCACTGGAATGAGTTGGAGGGATTCATCAAGAACTTCTTTCATAATGGTGTATTTATCCATGACCAGATGCTTTTCACAGACTTTGTCAGTGGAGTGGAGGACTACCTTGAGGATATGCATGAGTACCATAGCCATGATGATGTGTTTGAAGATTTGGACGACTACATCTATAGGCACTTTTTTGGAGATACATATTCTAAACGTTATGGTCCAAG TCGACCACTTGAAGGTCCTGATTCTAAGACAAAAGAGAACAGGGAGGCCAGAGATCAGCGAAAGCATCAGCGAGCACGTCCGCGGCCACAGAAAGACAGGAAATGGAGTAGACAAGGACGCCCGGATAGACACATGGCAGATGTTAAAATAGAGCTGGGGCCCATACCATTTGATCCCAAATATTAG
- the ccpg1 gene encoding cell cycle progression protein 1 isoform X5, with product MSESSSDTESSCGWTIISNEGSDIETLGPENALEHEVEISERGPIQETELLDQSAFACAEKKEERGDSSLDVTLKAESFGELHSTSEVGAEEVTDEHVTLCSSSDHSDIVTLGDSSKEEQAEVEGDGDDDDDDDDDDDEEEVAAGSEDLYMGTSSSSQYTFSAPETVFPLEQPVVGESSSSDEEVEAEASPAVRRRRVRRSTAGSEPEEAPQQQSRDQAEAQGEPLEHQDPRAETPQQGHVSGTLNKCILLALVVAISMGFGHFYGTVQIQERQRIVERSRVLEPSGTRALHQCHRPQKDINKGVIQSLREDLEEKHNMVMSITGLMDKITKENQQLRLKQDELQAQKVELVEQLKQTVEERSSMELDQEQLARENRQLKSSLEHEEASLSALQDELRSLRAQIRQLEERGAGADSVVQENQRLKEHLEEERQRLRGIWDQRNRLVLEAQALRGELDVERKATDKLKEELSRRGPTDAETEELQSRLLELEKKLSFEQQRSDLWERLYVETKEDRVKAKGDRQAKAKRPKEGIIGKVKETFDAVKNSTKEFVHHHKEQIKKAKEAVKENLRKFSDSVKSTFRTFKDSASTMFDRNRRPHERKYQERKESKAQHQEPLRTHRDDSSSEEASWQHRPHKSFHQHPQKSTLDSSSEAERNTRKAGTKKDSGFASPKGIPKGCSGVFDCAYQESMSLFNKAMDPIRADEFKQLLHSYLQQEVDHFHHWNELEGFIKNFFHNGVFIHDQMLFTDFVSGVEDYLEDMHEYHSHDDVFEDLDDYIYRHFFGDTYSKRYGPSRPLEGPDSKTKENREARDQRKHQRARPRPQKDRKWSRQGRPDRHMADVKIELGPIPFDPKY from the exons ATGTCAGAGAGCTCAAGTGACACTGAATCCTCCTGTGGATGGACCATCATTAGTAATGAG GGCTCGGATATTGAGACTCTGGGGCCTGAGAATGCACTGGAACATGAGGTGGAGATCTCAGAGAGAGGACCCATACAGGAGACTGAGCTGCTAGACCAGTCAGCTTTTGCCTGTG CTGAGAAAAAAGAGGAACGTGGTGACTCATCCTTGGATGTCACTCTAAAAGCAGAGTCATTCGGGGAATTGCACTCCACTTCTGAG GTGGGTGCTGAGGAGGTGACGGACGAGCATGTGACACTGTGCTCTTCCAGTGATCACTCAGACATTGTCACCTTGGGAGACTCGTCCAAGGAAGAGCAGGCGGAAGTCGAAGGGGATGGtgatgatgacgacgatgatgatgatgatgatgatgaagaagaggTGGCAGCTGGAAGCGAAGACCTTTACATGGGCACCTCTTCAAGCAGCCAATACACCTTCAGTGCACCAGAGACAG TTTTCCCCCTGGAGCAACCTGTGGTCGGAGAGTCCAGCAGCAGCgatgaggaggtggaggcggAGGCCAGCCCAGCCGTGCGCAGGCGCAGGGTGAGGAGGAGCACCGCCGGCTCGGAGCCAGAGGAGGCGCCACAGCAGCAGTCGCGGGACCAGGCAGAGGCTCAGGGGGAGCCCCTCGAGCACCAGGACCCTCGGGCTGAAACGCCACAGCAGGGCCACGTCAGTGGCACCCTGAACAAGTGCATCCTCCTGGCCCTGGTGGTGGCCATCAGCATGGGCTTTGGACACTTCTATG GCACTGTGCAGATCCAGGAAAGGCAGCGGATTGTGGAGAGGAGCCGTGTACTTGAGCCCAGTGGCACCAGAGCGCTCCATCAGTGTCATCGGCCTCAAAAAGACATCAACAAG GGAGTGATTCAGAGTCTAAGAGAAGACCTAGAGGAAAAGCATAACATGGTGATGTCCATCACAGGACTTATGGATAAGATAACTAAGGAGAACCAGCAGCTCAGACTCAAACAGGATGAGTTACAG GCCCAGAAGGTTGAGCTGGTTGAGCAACTGAAGCAGACGGTGGAGGAGCGCAGTAGCATGGAGCTGGACCAGGAGCAGCTGGCCCGGGAGAATCGGCAGCTGAAGAGCTCCCTGGAGCACGAGGAGGCCTCCCTGTCCGCCCTGCAGGACGAGCTGCGGAGCCTCCGCGCCCAGATCCGCCAGCTTGAGGAGCGCGGCGCTGGGGCGGACTCGGTCGTCCAGGAGAACCAGCGTCTAAAGGAGCACCTGGAGGAGGAGCGCCAGCGGCTGCGGGGCATCTGGGACCAGCGGAACCGACTGGTGCTGGAGGCCCAGGCGCTGCGCGGCGAGCTGGACGTGGAGCGCAAGGCTACCGACAAGCTGAAGGAGGAGCTGAGCCGCCGCGGCCCCACCGACGCCGAGACCGAGGAACTGCAGTCCCGCCTCCTGGAGCTGGAAAAGAAGCTGAGCTTTGAGCAGCAGCGCTCGGACTTGTGGGAGAGGCTCTACGTTGAGACGAAGGAGGATCGAGTGAAGGCCAAGGGGGATCGGCAAGCCAAAGCCAAGAGGCCAAAGGAAGGCATAATTGGCAAGGTGAAGGAGACCTTTGATGCAGTGAAGAACTCCACCAAAGAATTTGTGCACCACCACAAAGAACAGATCAAGAAGGCCAAAGAGGCAGTGAAGGAGAATCTTCGGAAGTTTTCAGACTCTGTCAAGTCCACCTTTCGCACCTTTAAGGACTCTGCCTCGACCATGTTCGACAGAAATCGCCGACCCCATGAACGGAAGTACCAGGAACGGAAAGAGTCCAAAGCCCAACACCAAGAGCCTCTCAGAACGCACAGGGATGACTCAAGCTCAGAGGAAGCGTCGTGGCAGCATAGGCCCCACAAGTCCTTTCATCAGCACCCTCAAAAATCCACTCTGGATTCATCTTCTGAGGCTGAACGCAACACACGCAAAGCTGGAACCAAGAAGGATTCAGGCTTTGCAAGTCCAAAAGGTATCCCCAAAGGCTGCTCAGGTGTGTTTGACTGTGCTTACCAAGAATCTATGAGTCTCTTCAACAAAGCCATGGACCCTATCCGGGCAGATGAGTTTAAACAGCTACTTCACAGCTATCTGCAACAGGAGGTGGACCACTTTCACCACTGGAATGAGTTGGAGGGATTCATCAAGAACTTCTTTCATAATGGTGTATTTATCCATGACCAGATGCTTTTCACAGACTTTGTCAGTGGAGTGGAGGACTACCTTGAGGATATGCATGAGTACCATAGCCATGATGATGTGTTTGAAGATTTGGACGACTACATCTATAGGCACTTTTTTGGAGATACATATTCTAAACGTTATGGTCCAAG TCGACCACTTGAAGGTCCTGATTCTAAGACAAAAGAGAACAGGGAGGCCAGAGATCAGCGAAAGCATCAGCGAGCACGTCCGCGGCCACAGAAAGACAGGAAATGGAGTAGACAAGGACGCCCGGATAGACACATGGCAGATGTTAAAATAGAGCTGGGGCCCATACCATTTGATCCCAAATATTAG
- the ccpg1 gene encoding cell cycle progression protein 1 isoform X1, translated as MSESSSDTESSCGWTIISNEGSDIETLGPENALEHEVEISERGPIQETELLDQSAFACAEKKEERGDSSLDVTLKAESFGELHSTSEVGAEEVTDEHVTLCSSSDHSDIVTLGDSSKEEQAEVEGDGDDDDDDDDDDDEEEVAAGSEDLYMGTSSSSQYTFSAPETAGGIMNQWTFTQTLWKFGCRLREQLSAGHSFSVFPLEQPVVGESSSSDEEVEAEASPAVRRRRVRRSTAGSEPEEAPQQQSRDQAEAQGEPLEHQDPRAETPQQGHVSGTLNKCILLALVVAISMGFGHFYGYFEGTVQIQERQRIVERSRVLEPSGTRALHQCHRPQKDINKGVIQSLREDLEEKHNMVMSITGLMDKITKENQQLRLKQDELQAQKVELVEQLKQTVEERSSMELDQEQLARENRQLKSSLEHEEASLSALQDELRSLRAQIRQLEERGAGADSVVQENQRLKEHLEEERQRLRGIWDQRNRLVLEAQALRGELDVERKATDKLKEELSRRGPTDAETEELQSRLLELEKKLSFEQQRSDLWERLYVETKEDRVKAKGDRQAKAKRPKEGIIGKVKETFDAVKNSTKEFVHHHKEQIKKAKEAVKENLRKFSDSVKSTFRTFKDSASTMFDRNRRPHERKYQERKESKAQHQEPLRTHRDDSSSEEASWQHRPHKSFHQHPQKSTLDSSSEAERNTRKAGTKKDSGFASPKGIPKGCSGVFDCAYQESMSLFNKAMDPIRADEFKQLLHSYLQQEVDHFHHWNELEGFIKNFFHNGVFIHDQMLFTDFVSGVEDYLEDMHEYHSHDDVFEDLDDYIYRHFFGDTYSKRYGPSRPLEGPDSKTKENREARDQRKHQRARPRPQKDRKWSRQGRPDRHMADVKIELGPIPFDPKY; from the exons ATGTCAGAGAGCTCAAGTGACACTGAATCCTCCTGTGGATGGACCATCATTAGTAATGAG GGCTCGGATATTGAGACTCTGGGGCCTGAGAATGCACTGGAACATGAGGTGGAGATCTCAGAGAGAGGACCCATACAGGAGACTGAGCTGCTAGACCAGTCAGCTTTTGCCTGTG CTGAGAAAAAAGAGGAACGTGGTGACTCATCCTTGGATGTCACTCTAAAAGCAGAGTCATTCGGGGAATTGCACTCCACTTCTGAG GTGGGTGCTGAGGAGGTGACGGACGAGCATGTGACACTGTGCTCTTCCAGTGATCACTCAGACATTGTCACCTTGGGAGACTCGTCCAAGGAAGAGCAGGCGGAAGTCGAAGGGGATGGtgatgatgacgacgatgatgatgatgatgatgatgaagaagaggTGGCAGCTGGAAGCGAAGACCTTTACATGGGCACCTCTTCAAGCAGCCAATACACCTTCAGTGCACCAGAGACAG CAGGTGGGATAATGAACCAGTGGACTTTTACTCAGACTCTGTGGAAGTTTGGCTGTCGTCTGAGAGAGCAGCTTTCTGCTGGACATTCTTTCTCAG TTTTCCCCCTGGAGCAACCTGTGGTCGGAGAGTCCAGCAGCAGCgatgaggaggtggaggcggAGGCCAGCCCAGCCGTGCGCAGGCGCAGGGTGAGGAGGAGCACCGCCGGCTCGGAGCCAGAGGAGGCGCCACAGCAGCAGTCGCGGGACCAGGCAGAGGCTCAGGGGGAGCCCCTCGAGCACCAGGACCCTCGGGCTGAAACGCCACAGCAGGGCCACGTCAGTGGCACCCTGAACAAGTGCATCCTCCTGGCCCTGGTGGTGGCCATCAGCATGGGCTTTGGACACTTCTATG GTTATTTTGAAG GCACTGTGCAGATCCAGGAAAGGCAGCGGATTGTGGAGAGGAGCCGTGTACTTGAGCCCAGTGGCACCAGAGCGCTCCATCAGTGTCATCGGCCTCAAAAAGACATCAACAAG GGAGTGATTCAGAGTCTAAGAGAAGACCTAGAGGAAAAGCATAACATGGTGATGTCCATCACAGGACTTATGGATAAGATAACTAAGGAGAACCAGCAGCTCAGACTCAAACAGGATGAGTTACAG GCCCAGAAGGTTGAGCTGGTTGAGCAACTGAAGCAGACGGTGGAGGAGCGCAGTAGCATGGAGCTGGACCAGGAGCAGCTGGCCCGGGAGAATCGGCAGCTGAAGAGCTCCCTGGAGCACGAGGAGGCCTCCCTGTCCGCCCTGCAGGACGAGCTGCGGAGCCTCCGCGCCCAGATCCGCCAGCTTGAGGAGCGCGGCGCTGGGGCGGACTCGGTCGTCCAGGAGAACCAGCGTCTAAAGGAGCACCTGGAGGAGGAGCGCCAGCGGCTGCGGGGCATCTGGGACCAGCGGAACCGACTGGTGCTGGAGGCCCAGGCGCTGCGCGGCGAGCTGGACGTGGAGCGCAAGGCTACCGACAAGCTGAAGGAGGAGCTGAGCCGCCGCGGCCCCACCGACGCCGAGACCGAGGAACTGCAGTCCCGCCTCCTGGAGCTGGAAAAGAAGCTGAGCTTTGAGCAGCAGCGCTCGGACTTGTGGGAGAGGCTCTACGTTGAGACGAAGGAGGATCGAGTGAAGGCCAAGGGGGATCGGCAAGCCAAAGCCAAGAGGCCAAAGGAAGGCATAATTGGCAAGGTGAAGGAGACCTTTGATGCAGTGAAGAACTCCACCAAAGAATTTGTGCACCACCACAAAGAACAGATCAAGAAGGCCAAAGAGGCAGTGAAGGAGAATCTTCGGAAGTTTTCAGACTCTGTCAAGTCCACCTTTCGCACCTTTAAGGACTCTGCCTCGACCATGTTCGACAGAAATCGCCGACCCCATGAACGGAAGTACCAGGAACGGAAAGAGTCCAAAGCCCAACACCAAGAGCCTCTCAGAACGCACAGGGATGACTCAAGCTCAGAGGAAGCGTCGTGGCAGCATAGGCCCCACAAGTCCTTTCATCAGCACCCTCAAAAATCCACTCTGGATTCATCTTCTGAGGCTGAACGCAACACACGCAAAGCTGGAACCAAGAAGGATTCAGGCTTTGCAAGTCCAAAAGGTATCCCCAAAGGCTGCTCAGGTGTGTTTGACTGTGCTTACCAAGAATCTATGAGTCTCTTCAACAAAGCCATGGACCCTATCCGGGCAGATGAGTTTAAACAGCTACTTCACAGCTATCTGCAACAGGAGGTGGACCACTTTCACCACTGGAATGAGTTGGAGGGATTCATCAAGAACTTCTTTCATAATGGTGTATTTATCCATGACCAGATGCTTTTCACAGACTTTGTCAGTGGAGTGGAGGACTACCTTGAGGATATGCATGAGTACCATAGCCATGATGATGTGTTTGAAGATTTGGACGACTACATCTATAGGCACTTTTTTGGAGATACATATTCTAAACGTTATGGTCCAAG TCGACCACTTGAAGGTCCTGATTCTAAGACAAAAGAGAACAGGGAGGCCAGAGATCAGCGAAAGCATCAGCGAGCACGTCCGCGGCCACAGAAAGACAGGAAATGGAGTAGACAAGGACGCCCGGATAGACACATGGCAGATGTTAAAATAGAGCTGGGGCCCATACCATTTGATCCCAAATATTAG